The Rhizobium sp. BT03 genome has a window encoding:
- a CDS encoding ParA family protein, with translation MPVITFANTKGGAGKTTAVLLLATELARKGYRVTILDADPQHWISRWHEISGHVPNVSVIDFVTTASLPLHISENKHNTDYFIVDLPGARNPLLATAVGLSDHVLIPIQGCAMDARGGAQVLELLQYLDEKAGIKIGHSVVLTRVNSMVTTRALQLVKSLLSERHVPVLDTAIIERSAFRDIFDCGGTLHTIDPTRVSNLDKARENATCFAEEIMSKLPVRLTASARMATAA, from the coding sequence ATGCCTGTCATCACATTCGCAAATACCAAGGGCGGCGCCGGCAAGACGACCGCTGTTCTCCTGCTCGCGACCGAGCTTGCCCGCAAGGGTTACCGCGTCACCATTCTCGACGCCGATCCGCAGCACTGGATTTCGCGCTGGCACGAGATCTCAGGTCATGTGCCCAATGTTTCGGTGATCGATTTCGTGACCACCGCCTCGCTGCCGCTGCATATCAGCGAGAACAAGCACAATACCGACTATTTCATCGTCGACCTGCCGGGCGCGCGCAATCCGCTGCTTGCCACCGCCGTCGGCCTTTCCGACCATGTGCTGATCCCGATCCAGGGCTGTGCAATGGATGCGCGCGGCGGCGCGCAGGTGCTCGAACTGCTGCAATATCTGGACGAGAAGGCAGGCATCAAGATCGGTCATTCGGTGGTGCTGACCCGCGTCAACTCGATGGTGACGACAAGGGCGCTGCAGCTCGTCAAGTCGCTGCTCAGCGAGCGGCACGTGCCGGTGCTGGATACCGCGATCATCGAGCGCTCCGCCTTCCGCGACATCTTCGACTGTGGCGGCACACTGCACACGATCGATCCCACACGCGTCAGCAATCTCGACAAGGCGCGCGAGAACGCCACCTGTTTCGCCGAGGAAATCATGAGCAAACTGCCGG
- a CDS encoding iron-containing alcohol dehydrogenase: MSSNITANWSYPTSVKLGRGRIKELADACKSLGIKKPLLVTDRGLASMAITKNALDILEDAGLGRAIFADVDPNPNEKNLEAGVKAFKDGGHDGVVAFGGGSGLDLGKCVAFMAGQTRPVWDFEDIGDWWTRASLEGIAPIVAVPTTAGTGSEVGRASVITNSVTHVKKIIFHPKFLPGVVISDPELTVGMPKIITAGTGMDAFAHCLEAYSSPFYHPMSAGIALEGMRLVKEFLPRAYREGTDLEARANMMAAAAMGAVAFQKGLGAIHALSHPIGAVYNTHHGMTNAVVMPAVLRFNRKAIEEKIGRAAAYLGISGGFDGFYDYVLKLRSDLGVPETLTAMGIAADRIDELSAMAIEDPSAGGNPVAMTLENTKALFKDCF; the protein is encoded by the coding sequence ATGAGCAGCAACATCACTGCAAACTGGAGCTACCCGACATCGGTCAAGCTCGGCCGGGGCCGGATCAAGGAACTGGCTGACGCCTGCAAGAGCCTCGGCATCAAAAAGCCGCTGCTCGTCACCGACCGCGGCCTCGCCTCGATGGCGATCACCAAGAACGCGCTCGACATCCTCGAAGATGCCGGTCTCGGCCGGGCGATCTTCGCCGATGTCGATCCGAACCCGAACGAGAAGAACCTCGAGGCCGGCGTCAAGGCTTTCAAGGATGGCGGCCATGACGGCGTCGTCGCCTTCGGCGGCGGCTCTGGCCTCGATCTCGGCAAGTGCGTCGCCTTCATGGCCGGCCAGACCCGGCCGGTCTGGGACTTCGAGGATATCGGCGACTGGTGGACGCGTGCGAGCCTCGAGGGCATTGCACCGATCGTCGCCGTGCCGACAACGGCGGGCACCGGCTCGGAAGTCGGCCGCGCCAGCGTCATCACCAACTCCGTCACCCATGTGAAGAAGATCATCTTCCATCCGAAGTTCCTGCCCGGCGTCGTCATCTCCGATCCGGAACTGACCGTCGGCATGCCGAAGATCATCACGGCCGGCACCGGCATGGATGCGTTTGCTCATTGCCTGGAGGCCTATTCCTCGCCCTTCTATCACCCGATGTCGGCAGGCATCGCGCTCGAAGGCATGCGGCTCGTCAAGGAATTCCTGCCGCGCGCCTATCGGGAAGGCACCGATCTCGAAGCCCGGGCCAACATGATGGCCGCGGCCGCCATGGGCGCGGTCGCCTTCCAGAAGGGGCTTGGCGCCATCCACGCGCTGTCGCACCCGATCGGCGCCGTCTACAACACCCATCACGGCATGACCAACGCGGTTGTCATGCCGGCGGTGCTGCGCTTCAACCGCAAGGCGATCGAGGAGAAGATCGGCCGGGCCGCCGCCTATCTCGGCATTTCGGGCGGTTTCGACGGCTTCTACGATTATGTGCTGAAGCTTCGCTCCGATCTCGGCGTGCCGGAGACGCTGACGGCGATGGGAATCGCTGCCGACCGCATCGACGAATTGTCGGCCATGGCGATCGAAGATCCGAGTGCCGGCGGCAACCCGGTTGCCATGACGCTCGAAAACACCAAGGCGCTGTTCAAGGATTGCTTCTGA